In Bacteroidia bacterium, one genomic interval encodes:
- a CDS encoding SAM-dependent chlorinase/fluorinase — protein MSLITLTTDWGQTDHYVAALKGELFSMLPGVNIVDISHQIPVYDCVKAAFVFKNAFYFFPPQTIHLICVDKQPNTREDTNRGWMVIQYGECTIVCRNNGIFTLVSKQEPLKAVYIKGSEDVSVAHEKSFLVTLLHDLVNNKPLVEIGLPVQSFYQSSMFQPSHDVNTIQGTVIYVDTFGNVITNIEKEYFENVVGEKRFEIDLPRHREFITQINNRYDDVEPGKMVALFNSSGYLEIAINQGDISLLYGFEYGNQIRIFLK, from the coding sequence ATGTCATTAATTACACTCACAACAGATTGGGGACAAACCGATCACTACGTAGCAGCGCTAAAGGGCGAATTGTTCAGCATGCTGCCGGGGGTTAATATAGTTGACATCAGCCATCAGATTCCTGTTTACGATTGTGTTAAGGCTGCCTTTGTTTTTAAAAATGCATTTTATTTTTTCCCTCCTCAGACAATTCATTTAATCTGTGTGGATAAACAGCCGAATACAAGAGAAGACACCAATAGAGGTTGGATGGTTATTCAATATGGAGAATGCACAATCGTTTGTCGTAATAATGGTATTTTTACTTTGGTGAGTAAGCAGGAACCCCTAAAGGCAGTTTACATTAAAGGTTCGGAAGATGTGAGTGTGGCACATGAGAAAAGTTTTTTAGTCACATTGTTACATGATTTGGTAAACAATAAACCTTTGGTAGAAATAGGACTTCCTGTACAATCTTTTTATCAGTCGTCAATGTTTCAACCATCGCATGATGTTAATACTATTCAGGGAACGGTTATTTATGTTGATACCTTTGGAAATGTTATTACCAATATTGAGAAAGAGTATTTTGAAAATGTTGTAGGAGAAAAGCGATTTGAAATTGATTTGCCTCGACATCGTGAATTTATTACTCAAATTAATAATCGTTATGACGATGTAGAACCAGGTAAGATGGTGGCTTTGTTTAATTCATCGGGCTATCTTGAAATTGCAATTAATCAGGGTGACATTTCTTTGTTGTATGGATTTGAGTATGGTAATCAAATCAGAATTTTTCTAAAATGA
- a CDS encoding PhoH family protein, with protein MSELTIPVDLENPVAFFGINDSNLDLLREKFPAFKLIVRGNELKILGDEKQIHWVAKKITGIIEYFHHYGKFDNNVLEKLITNEQNAETLVNPPTGNGSDVLVFGPNGVVVKARTANQQKMVDSCNKNDIVFAIGPAGTGKTYTAVALAVRALKNKEIKRIVLTRPAVEAGENLGFLPGDLKEKIDPYLRPLYDALFDMIPGEKLKTFIDNGVIEVAPLAFMRGRTLDHAFVILDEAQNTTESQLKMFLTRMGPAAKFIVTGDVTQIDLPNKQPSGLIQAMKILKNIHGIDFITLDASDVVRHRLVKEIILAYGKNQ; from the coding sequence TTGAGTGAGTTAACCATACCTGTTGATTTAGAGAATCCTGTAGCGTTTTTTGGTATCAACGATAGTAATTTAGATTTATTAAGAGAAAAATTTCCTGCTTTTAAGTTGATTGTCAGAGGTAATGAGCTTAAAATTTTAGGTGATGAAAAGCAAATACATTGGGTGGCAAAAAAAATCACAGGTATCATTGAGTATTTTCATCACTACGGAAAATTTGATAACAATGTATTGGAAAAGCTGATTACTAACGAACAAAATGCTGAAACTTTAGTAAATCCACCAACAGGAAACGGCAGTGATGTTTTGGTCTTTGGCCCCAATGGCGTTGTTGTAAAAGCACGAACTGCCAATCAGCAAAAAATGGTTGACAGCTGTAATAAAAACGACATTGTGTTTGCAATTGGTCCTGCAGGTACAGGAAAGACCTATACTGCCGTGGCACTGGCTGTACGTGCATTAAAGAATAAAGAAATCAAAAGGATTGTTCTAACACGTCCCGCTGTTGAAGCAGGTGAAAATCTTGGATTTTTACCCGGTGACCTAAAAGAAAAAATTGATCCTTATTTGCGTCCGCTTTATGATGCATTGTTTGATATGATTCCCGGAGAGAAGCTAAAGACCTTTATTGATAACGGAGTTATTGAAGTAGCGCCTTTGGCATTTATGCGTGGTCGTACATTAGACCATGCTTTTGTTATTCTTGATGAGGCACAAAACACAACAGAGAGTCAGCTAAAAATGTTTCTTACCAGAATGGGGCCTGCTGCAAAGTTTATTGTCACAGGTGATGTAACACAAATTGACTTGCCTAACAAACAACCATCTGGATTGATTCAGGCAATGAAAATTTTGAAAAATATTCATGGTATTGATTTTATTACCCTTGATGCAAGTGATGTTGTGCGTCATCGTTTAGTTAAAGAGATTATTCTGGCCTATGGCAAAAATCAGTAA
- a CDS encoding head GIN domain-containing protein: protein MAKISNWIYILMMFVFCSCQKDHMLDCFKGTGNDKSEIRNITGFNRIKASNNVNVKIYPGYDFKVEVKAGSKLIEGITTEVKDSMLYIRNENVCNWVRSFKNKFTVTVWMPDIEELTLNGSGNIDLMDTIRHNEFIFNNWGASGKVTFLFNAEAVRTNIHTGPADFVFHGYVGVHYLYNNGNGITDASNLNTDVTFTENKGANKEYVRAKQWLTAKISYVGDIYYFGNPDSVVHEGTGNGKLIKAD, encoded by the coding sequence ATGGCAAAAATCAGTAATTGGATTTATATCCTTATGATGTTTGTCTTTTGCTCTTGTCAGAAAGACCACATGTTAGATTGCTTTAAGGGAACGGGAAATGACAAATCAGAAATAAGAAATATTACAGGATTCAACCGTATTAAAGCAAGTAATAATGTAAATGTAAAAATCTATCCTGGTTATGATTTTAAAGTTGAAGTAAAGGCAGGTTCAAAATTAATTGAAGGCATAACCACAGAAGTAAAAGACAGCATGCTTTACATCAGAAACGAAAATGTATGCAACTGGGTTCGCAGCTTTAAAAATAAATTTACAGTTACAGTATGGATGCCTGATATTGAAGAGCTAACTTTAAATGGCTCAGGTAATATTGACCTAATGGACACTATTCGACATAATGAGTTTATATTCAACAATTGGGGCGCATCAGGCAAGGTAACTTTTTTATTTAACGCAGAAGCAGTGCGGACAAACATACATACCGGACCCGCTGATTTTGTATTTCATGGCTATGTTGGAGTGCATTATTTATACAATAACGGCAACGGCATTACTGATGCAAGCAACTTGAATACAGATGTTACCTTTACAGAAAACAAAGGTGCTAACAAAGAATATGTCAGAGCTAAACAATGGCTCACAGCTAAAATTTCTTATGTAGGCGACATATATTACTTCGGTAATCCCGACAGTGTTGTACATGAAGGCACAGGCAACGGAAAATTAATTAAAGCAGATTAA
- a CDS encoding LTA synthase family protein — translation MRLITNFLKLTIYWLLFFSIFRIIFFLFLQFNSANIQLNELPLTLLYGIRLDISATAYISALSLILLLLYVVTGNNFIKKLFFTYNGIILFILILLHVSNLFLYRSWGVLINYRALTFLADWRQMFLSINNFELFGGIIFITLLFLLAWYIFRKITKHFFDIKLSIIQSLFQFTVTGILLVIMFRGGLQMLPVNESAAAFSENITLNHIATNPAWHLGHNLNQTKSENAAFYKFYSNEFAEENVKKLFQTPVDIMSVLNNKRPNIVIIMLESFSADVVGAMGGEAGVSPTIDSLIHNGLSFRNIYSSGARTDQAFVAVLSGFPAQPNQSIMRFPDKTAKLPSLPAELRKQGYSTSFYYGGDLDFSNLNTYLVNLGFEQITGKKKFKQKQLSAKWGAHDEFVFEKNLNDLNQTKEPFFSVVMTLSSHEPYDIPMKSPFGNENPNELFKGSAWYADHSLRNYLTMAKREPWFKNTLFVVVADHGNKIPRDRSYYSHYIRHIPMVMAGNVVKNIYKNKNVYSTGSHHDIPATLMHQLGLNAGMFNWSNDLLNRKRHGFAYLCMDDAEGWITDSCTFVYDLSNKKFIYKRPYYAIADTISAKSYLQKLYSTFSNL, via the coding sequence ATGCGTTTGATTACAAATTTTCTAAAGCTGACCATTTACTGGCTGTTGTTCTTCAGTATTTTCAGAATCATCTTTTTCCTGTTTCTGCAGTTTAACTCAGCAAATATTCAACTGAATGAATTGCCATTAACATTACTTTATGGCATAAGGTTAGATATTTCCGCAACTGCATATATTTCTGCCCTGTCGTTAATTTTATTGCTATTGTATGTTGTGACAGGTAATAATTTTATTAAAAAATTATTTTTTACTTACAATGGAATCATATTGTTTATCTTAATTCTATTGCATGTCAGCAATCTTTTTCTATATCGTTCATGGGGTGTGCTTATCAACTACCGTGCTCTGACATTTCTTGCAGACTGGCGGCAGATGTTTTTGTCGATAAATAACTTTGAATTGTTTGGAGGCATCATATTCATTACACTTCTATTTCTGCTTGCCTGGTATATATTCAGAAAAATCACAAAACACTTTTTTGATATTAAACTTTCAATTATTCAATCTTTATTTCAATTTACTGTCACAGGAATACTGTTGGTAATCATGTTTCGTGGTGGCTTGCAGATGCTGCCAGTAAATGAGAGTGCAGCTGCTTTCAGTGAAAATATCACACTCAATCACATTGCCACAAATCCGGCTTGGCACTTGGGACACAATCTCAATCAAACTAAAAGTGAAAATGCTGCATTTTACAAATTTTATAGTAATGAGTTTGCTGAAGAGAATGTAAAAAAGCTATTTCAAACACCTGTTGATATAATGTCGGTGCTGAACAATAAAAGACCAAATATTGTAATCATTATGCTGGAGAGCTTTTCAGCTGATGTTGTTGGTGCTATGGGTGGTGAAGCCGGTGTTTCGCCCACAATAGACTCATTGATTCACAATGGATTATCTTTTAGAAATATTTACAGCAGTGGTGCACGTACAGATCAGGCATTTGTGGCAGTTCTTAGTGGATTTCCGGCTCAGCCTAATCAATCCATAATGCGCTTTCCGGATAAGACTGCTAAACTCCCCTCCTTACCTGCTGAACTTAGGAAGCAAGGCTACAGCACTTCTTTTTATTATGGTGGCGATCTTGACTTTTCAAACCTGAACACTTATTTAGTCAACTTGGGGTTTGAACAAATAACCGGTAAAAAGAAATTTAAACAAAAGCAATTGAGTGCCAAATGGGGAGCACACGATGAATTTGTTTTTGAAAAAAATCTGAACGATTTAAATCAGACTAAAGAGCCTTTCTTTTCTGTTGTGATGACATTAAGCTCGCATGAGCCTTACGATATTCCAATGAAATCACCTTTTGGAAATGAAAACCCGAATGAATTGTTTAAAGGGTCTGCATGGTATGCAGACCATAGTTTAAGGAATTATTTGACAATGGCAAAAAGAGAACCTTGGTTTAAAAATACTTTATTTGTTGTAGTCGCAGATCATGGCAATAAAATTCCTCGCGACAGGTCGTACTACAGTCATTACATAAGGCACATTCCAATGGTAATGGCTGGCAATGTTGTAAAAAATATTTATAAAAATAAAAATGTTTACAGCACCGGTTCACATCACGATATCCCGGCTACTCTAATGCATCAATTAGGTTTAAATGCAGGTATGTTTAACTGGAGCAACGATTTACTTAACCGCAAGCGACACGGCTTTGCTTATTTGTGTATGGATGATGCCGAAGGATGGATAACAGACAGTTGTACATTTGTGTATGATTTGAGTAATAAAAAATTCATTTATAAAAGACCATATTATGCAATTGCAGACACGATATCTGCAAAAAGTTATTTACAGAAGTTATATAGTACATTTAGTAATCTTTAA
- a CDS encoding DUF4476 domain-containing protein, producing MKNTFFTMAFVLCAFFVKAQSSNVILFTENGEKFYAILNGVRQNANPETNVKVTGLNANFYKLKVIFEDTKLGEKDFNLAFNPGMETTFSIKFIAKKNSYSLRPLSEVPLAQALPPAANQTVVVYSEIPAPPPAASTVTHTTTTTTTDGTPIPGDNVNVNIGLNMNETGGGINMNVSGGTMQTTTHTTTTTVTHTTTSEPPPVAPAPPAPVVYLPGYNGPYGCPVPMAPQDFSDLKQSISSKSFEDSKMTIAKQVLRSNCLFTSQVKELMGLFTFEESKLDFAKYAYDFTYDIGNYFKVNDMFTFESSIDDLNNYINSKH from the coding sequence ATGAAAAACACATTCTTTACAATGGCATTTGTTCTTTGTGCTTTTTTTGTCAAAGCACAATCATCTAATGTTATATTATTCACTGAAAACGGTGAGAAATTTTATGCAATTCTAAATGGTGTCAGACAGAATGCAAATCCTGAAACAAATGTGAAAGTAACAGGGCTTAATGCAAATTTCTACAAATTAAAAGTGATTTTTGAAGATACTAAGTTGGGTGAGAAGGATTTTAATCTTGCATTTAACCCCGGCATGGAAACTACATTTAGCATTAAGTTTATAGCTAAAAAGAACAGCTATAGCCTGCGCCCTTTAAGTGAAGTGCCTTTGGCACAAGCGCTTCCTCCGGCAGCTAACCAAACTGTTGTTGTTTACAGTGAAATACCAGCCCCGCCACCTGCTGCATCAACGGTGACTCATACAACAACAACCACAACAACAGATGGAACACCCATACCTGGTGATAATGTGAATGTAAACATTGGTTTAAATATGAATGAAACGGGTGGTGGTATCAATATGAATGTTTCCGGTGGTACTATGCAAACTACTACCCATACTACAACTACTACAGTTACACATACCACTACATCAGAGCCGCCTCCGGTAGCACCTGCACCACCTGCACCCGTTGTTTATCTGCCGGGTTATAATGGTCCTTATGGTTGTCCTGTCCCGATGGCACCACAGGATTTTTCTGACCTTAAACAATCAATTTCTTCAAAGTCATTTGAAGACAGTAAAATGACCATTGCAAAACAAGTGCTTAGGAGCAATTGTCTTTTCACCTCTCAGGTAAAGGAACTTATGGGTCTCTTTACATTTGAAGAATCTAAATTGGATTTTGCAAAGTATGCCTATGATTTTACTTATGATATAGGAAATTATTTTAAAGTTAACGATATGTTTACCTTCGAGTCGTCAATAGATGATTTGAATAATTATATCAATAGTAAACATTAA
- a CDS encoding OsmC family protein translates to MQREHHYKANIVWTGNTGYGTKDYLSYDRSYLVKIENKSDLHCSSDPAFRGDKTKYNPEELLLASLSSCHMLWYLHLCSDAGVVVKSYSDNATGIMNETSTGAGQFESVTLNPLVIITDASKMDFAISLHKKANELCFIANSVNFKIYHSPIITLETG, encoded by the coding sequence ATGCAACGAGAACATCATTATAAGGCAAATATTGTTTGGACAGGAAACACAGGATACGGTACCAAAGATTATTTAAGCTATGATAGAAGTTATCTTGTAAAAATTGAGAATAAGTCTGACTTGCATTGTTCTTCTGATCCGGCATTTCGGGGTGATAAGACTAAATACAATCCGGAAGAATTGTTGTTGGCTTCATTGTCATCATGCCACATGTTGTGGTATCTGCATCTATGCTCCGATGCTGGTGTTGTTGTCAAAAGTTATTCAGATAATGCTACCGGTATTATGAATGAAACTTCAACCGGTGCCGGACAATTTGAATCAGTAACACTTAATCCGCTTGTAATAATAACAGATGCTTCTAAAATGGATTTTGCAATTTCATTGCATAAAAAAGCCAATGAGTTGTGTTTTATTGCAAACTCTGTAAATTTTAAAATTTATCATAGTCCTATTATAACTCTTGAAACCGGATGA
- a CDS encoding transferase hexapeptide repeat family protein: MIYEFNGFRPVVDSNSFVHEQATVTGDVIIGKQVYIAPGAAIRGDWGTIIIEDGCNVQENCTIHMFPGVTVILKQGAHIGHGAIVHGATIGKNALIGMNAVIMDNAVIGDGCIVGALCFVPDGMVIPDRKIVVGNPAKIIKDVSDEMLDWKTKGTELYQQLPHELNATLKPCAPLRSIEPDRKKHDAVYTTWKK; encoded by the coding sequence ATGATTTACGAATTTAACGGATTCAGGCCGGTAGTGGACAGCAATAGTTTTGTCCATGAACAGGCAACAGTTACAGGTGATGTAATTATAGGTAAACAGGTATATATTGCTCCGGGTGCAGCCATTCGTGGCGACTGGGGGACAATCATTATTGAAGATGGGTGCAATGTTCAGGAGAACTGCACTATTCACATGTTTCCCGGTGTTACAGTAATTTTAAAGCAAGGTGCACACATTGGTCATGGCGCCATAGTTCATGGTGCCACTATTGGCAAAAATGCCTTGATCGGAATGAATGCTGTGATTATGGACAATGCTGTAATTGGAGATGGCTGCATTGTTGGTGCATTATGTTTTGTGCCAGATGGCATGGTTATTCCCGACCGGAAAATCGTTGTCGGCAATCCTGCAAAAATCATTAAGGATGTAAGTGATGAAATGCTTGACTGGAAAACAAAAGGAACTGAGCTTTATCAACAATTACCTCATGAATTAAATGCCACATTAAAACCGTGTGCGCCTTTACGAAGTATAGAACCTGATCGTAAAAAGCACGATGCTGTTTATACTACCTGGAAAAAATAA
- a CDS encoding OmpA family protein, which translates to MVLTHRKKGEEIIYFVSDREGGKGGYDIWYTSFDNRNKTYKPPVNLGSKINTSGDEVTPYVDAQTQTFYFSSDGWQGLGGLDIFKSIGGMKKWTHPVNLGYPVNSNYDDLYYVLSPSNKDIGMIVSNRNVTDHGMNKGPCCDDIFEFNILDAVRLNVKGFLYETDSTQKGKKLSMMPVRRARITLEMKNAEDSTFIPVSTSNTDETGHFNLTVSPRQEYRITARKEGYLYESVALSTMNKTRSGDISIDIHIRSIPETPLLLTNIYYEFASPLLTAKAMDALDTTLVIFMQRNIDLGVEIRSHTDAIGSDESNMTLSQKRAESVVNYLVAKGINANRLRAKGFGETMPVAPNTKPDGRDNPKGRQLNRRTEFKILGKMRDGVIREETDF; encoded by the coding sequence TTGGTCTTAACACACAGAAAAAAGGGAGAGGAGATAATTTATTTTGTCAGCGATCGCGAAGGGGGTAAAGGTGGTTATGATATATGGTACACTTCTTTTGATAACAGAAACAAAACCTACAAACCACCAGTAAATCTTGGATCGAAAATAAATACCTCCGGTGATGAAGTAACACCCTATGTGGATGCACAAACACAAACATTTTATTTCAGCTCTGATGGATGGCAGGGGCTAGGGGGGTTAGATATCTTTAAGTCAATTGGTGGAATGAAAAAATGGACACATCCTGTTAACCTTGGCTATCCTGTAAATTCCAATTATGATGACTTATACTATGTGCTTTCACCAAGTAATAAGGACATTGGAATGATTGTTTCCAATAGAAATGTTACAGATCATGGCATGAATAAGGGGCCTTGTTGTGATGATATTTTTGAGTTTAATATTTTAGATGCTGTGCGACTAAATGTTAAAGGATTTTTGTATGAAACTGATTCAACACAAAAGGGGAAAAAGTTGTCAATGATGCCTGTGCGAAGGGCACGTATTACTCTGGAAATGAAAAATGCTGAAGACTCTACCTTTATTCCTGTCAGTACAAGTAACACTGATGAAACAGGTCATTTTAATCTTACTGTTTCACCTAGACAGGAATATCGAATTACAGCTCGTAAAGAAGGTTACCTTTATGAATCGGTAGCCTTAAGTACCATGAACAAAACGCGTTCCGGTGATATCTCTATTGACATACACATACGTTCAATTCCTGAAACACCATTACTGCTTACAAACATTTATTACGAATTTGCAAGTCCTTTACTAACAGCAAAGGCAATGGATGCACTTGATACTACTTTAGTAATCTTTATGCAAAGAAATATTGACCTTGGTGTTGAAATCAGATCACATACCGATGCCATTGGGTCTGATGAATCCAACATGACACTTTCACAGAAACGTGCTGAGAGCGTAGTGAATTATTTAGTGGCAAAAGGAATAAATGCCAACCGGTTGCGTGCAAAAGGGTTTGGCGAAACCATGCCTGTAGCTCCAAATACAAAACCTGACGGTAGAGATAATCCCAAAGGAAGGCAATTAAACAGGCGAACTGAATTCAAGATTTTGGGTAAAATGCGTGATGGAGTAATCCGCGAAGAAACCGATTTCTGA
- a CDS encoding tetratricopeptide repeat protein: MNAIKTRIFILLTLLISSVHLFAQQGDELKKYGTAQLKRLGTYAAKINDFSSSAMYYEEYCKRKPTNEKVWFLYAESLRKSKDYRKAEDAYMKAYNLNPKRNALALYHYANVQKSLGNYKKAEEYFAKFKKEYSGADKSVYTKLIKNSGDAAKFADSLMHSPSKVAIEHLPEDINTSHVESSPFYINDSTIIYGSLRTDQTTFDFNPKDSSADEPFRKIYVAVRDSEIWKDDGELPGFYNSNNYHTLNGVYSQDKSRFYFTRCKRNRQNKVICAIYVSFLNNGTWTEPVSLGAEVNDPKYTSTQPAIGLNTQKKGRGDNLFCQRSRRG; encoded by the coding sequence GTGAACGCTATTAAAACAAGAATCTTTATTTTGCTGACATTACTGATCAGCTCTGTTCATTTGTTTGCACAGCAAGGAGATGAATTGAAGAAATATGGCACTGCACAATTAAAGCGCTTGGGTACTTATGCTGCAAAGATTAACGATTTCAGCAGTTCGGCAATGTATTACGAAGAATATTGTAAACGTAAACCTACAAATGAAAAAGTATGGTTTCTATATGCAGAAAGTCTTCGTAAATCTAAAGATTACCGCAAAGCTGAAGATGCTTATATGAAAGCGTACAACCTGAATCCAAAGCGAAATGCATTAGCATTATATCATTATGCCAATGTGCAAAAATCTCTTGGCAATTACAAAAAAGCCGAAGAGTACTTTGCGAAGTTTAAAAAAGAATATTCAGGTGCAGACAAAAGTGTTTATACCAAATTAATTAAGAATAGTGGCGATGCTGCCAAATTTGCTGACAGCCTTATGCATAGCCCTTCAAAAGTTGCTATTGAACATTTACCGGAGGATATCAATACATCACACGTAGAGTCATCTCCATTTTATATAAACGATTCAACAATTATTTATGGTTCACTGAGAACAGATCAGACAACTTTTGATTTTAATCCGAAAGATTCAAGTGCTGACGAGCCCTTTCGAAAAATTTATGTTGCTGTTCGCGATAGTGAAATTTGGAAAGATGATGGTGAACTACCCGGATTTTATAATTCCAACAACTATCATACACTCAATGGTGTTTATTCACAAGACAAGAGCAGGTTTTATTTTACACGCTGTAAAAGAAACCGTCAGAATAAAGTTATATGTGCCATATATGTAAGTTTCTTGAACAATGGAACATGGACAGAGCCTGTTTCTTTAGGTGCAGAGGTTAACGATCCAAAATATACATCAACGCAACCTGCCATTGGTCTTAACACACAGAAAAAAGGGAGAGGAGATAATTTATTTTGTCAGCGATCGCGAAGGGGGTAA
- a CDS encoding PorP/SprF family type IX secretion system membrane protein, with amino-acid sequence MKVFRLCFFILISSMLQAQDIHFSQFYNSPLTLNAANTGLYEGDFRFANTYRSQWSKLDPGYRTNAFTFDKTLYTGADKISGGLLFIYDRSGINRLQSIRLGLSAAYHRTFGVHSISAGFQWNYIFKSIDRSKITMPEQFNMNTGYFDPSMPSGEMVLDEKRSFGDVNAGLIYQVELNKHFIQAGASFFHLNKPGDTFFNSKNKLPIRTCLTASDKIGIGNDYLLHLRLLMMQQVKANEYVGGVTLAKQLSNGESKFTEINGGLYVRTAPGSGTDAVIPVIGIKYDLFDIALSYDINISSLHTATASRGGFEISLIYTALSSRLFKIKIPCERY; translated from the coding sequence ATGAAAGTATTCCGCCTTTGCTTTTTTATTTTGATTTCCTCAATGCTGCAAGCACAGGATATTCACTTTTCGCAATTCTATAATTCCCCATTAACACTTAATGCGGCAAACACCGGATTGTATGAAGGAGATTTTCGTTTTGCAAACACTTATAGAAGCCAATGGTCAAAACTTGACCCAGGCTACAGAACAAATGCTTTTACATTTGACAAAACACTTTATACAGGTGCAGATAAAATTAGTGGCGGACTGTTGTTTATCTATGATCGCTCTGGCATTAATCGTTTGCAGAGTATCCGTTTAGGATTATCAGCTGCTTATCATCGTACGTTTGGTGTGCACAGCATAAGTGCAGGTTTTCAATGGAATTATATTTTTAAATCTATTGACAGAAGTAAAATTACAATGCCTGAGCAGTTTAATATGAACACCGGATATTTTGATCCGTCAATGCCTTCAGGCGAAATGGTGCTTGATGAAAAACGTTCTTTCGGTGATGTTAATGCGGGCTTGATTTATCAGGTTGAATTAAATAAACATTTTATTCAGGCAGGTGCTTCGTTTTTTCATCTGAATAAACCGGGCGATACTTTTTTTAACAGCAAAAATAAATTACCAATTAGAACCTGTTTAACTGCTTCAGACAAAATTGGAATTGGCAATGATTATTTGCTTCATTTACGTTTATTGATGATGCAGCAGGTGAAAGCCAATGAGTATGTTGGTGGAGTTACACTTGCAAAACAACTTAGTAATGGAGAATCAAAATTTACAGAAATTAACGGTGGATTATATGTGCGTACAGCGCCCGGTAGCGGCACTGATGCAGTGATTCCCGTAATTGGCATTAAATATGATTTGTTTGATATTGCATTGAGTTATGATATTAATATTTCATCTCTTCACACAGCAACTGCAAGCCGTGGTGGATTTGAAATTTCTCTTATCTACACAGCATTAAGTTCACGTTTGTTTAAAATAAAAATTCCCTGTGAACGCTATTAA
- a CDS encoding TIGR00730 family Rossman fold protein, with protein sequence MRNQSENRFLTERQSRIGEFLFTLKVVKEFIKGFRTLHFVGPCVAVFGSARFKEDHHYYQLGREVGASVSRLGFTVMTGGGPGVMEAANRGAKEAGGFSVGCNIILPREQQPNMYLDKLVEFHHFFVRKVLMFKYSYAFVVLPGGVGTIDEMFEALTLIQTKKVSDFPVVLMGKNYWQPVIDQLKVFDEHKTALHTELDSLLITDSLDEMTEYLRVKAIERFKLSKAMKFNRSKWFLEE encoded by the coding sequence ATGCGTAATCAATCCGAAAACAGGTTTCTGACCGAGCGACAGTCGAGAATTGGCGAATTTCTATTTACACTTAAAGTGGTAAAAGAATTTATAAAAGGATTCAGAACATTACATTTTGTAGGACCGTGTGTTGCCGTATTTGGCTCAGCTCGATTTAAAGAAGACCATCATTATTATCAGTTAGGCCGTGAAGTTGGGGCTAGCGTCAGCAGATTAGGATTTACTGTTATGACAGGTGGCGGACCTGGTGTTATGGAAGCAGCAAACAGAGGAGCAAAAGAAGCAGGAGGTTTTTCTGTAGGCTGCAACATCATTCTTCCTCGGGAGCAACAACCCAATATGTATCTTGATAAATTGGTGGAGTTTCATCATTTTTTTGTAAGAAAAGTACTGATGTTTAAGTATTCTTATGCTTTTGTGGTTTTGCCCGGTGGCGTTGGGACAATTGATGAAATGTTTGAAGCTTTAACCTTGATTCAAACAAAAAAAGTGAGTGATTTCCCTGTAGTACTTATGGGAAAGAATTACTGGCAGCCTGTTATTGACCAACTCAAGGTATTTGACGAACATAAAACAGCTTTACATACAGAGTTAGATTCTTTGCTGATTACCGATAGTTTAGATGAAATGACAGAATATCTGCGGGTAAAGGCCATTGAAAGATTTAAGTTATCCAAAGCCATGAAATTCAACCGTTCGAAATGGTTTCTTGAAGAATGA